The Sporomusaceae bacterium region ACAAATGAGCACGACGGCGGCGACGCCGAATGTTGTGGGCGCCCGCTACCTGGCGTCCGCCGTGCGGGCCGACCAGTACCCGGAGGGGGACTTTGCCGAGGTGGCTTTTATCGGCCGCTCGAATGTGGGCAAGTCGTCGCTGATCAATTCCCTCTGCCGCCACGGCGGCCTCGCCCGGATCAGCGCCACTCCCGGCAAGACGCAGACGATCAATTTTTATTCCGTGGCCCTCAAGTACAGCGAGGAGGAGCGGCGCCAGTTCCTGCTGGTCGACCTGCCGGGCTACGGCTACGCCCGCACCGGCCGGGCGACGCGCCGCCAGTGGACGAAGTTCATCGACGAGTTTCTGGCCGCGTCGCCGCGGCTGAGGCTGGTCTGCCAACTGGTCGACAGCCGCCACCCGCCGATGGACAGCGACAAGGACGCTTACCGGCGGCTGGCCGAGCTCGGCCGGCCGGTGCAGGTGGTGGCTACCAAGACGGACAAGCTTTCCCGCCAGGCGGCGAAGAAGAATGTGGCTGTTATCCGCGCCGGCCTGGCGCTGCCGGAAGGCGCGAATGTCATCGCCTACTCGGCGACGGACGGAACGGGGCGGAGCGAGCTCCTTGACGTAATCAGCCAGATTTTGCTAAAATGAATGCATACGGGGGCAGTCTGACCAGTCTGCCCCTTGTTAATTTCGGGAGGCGCCATGCTTAACGACTTCGACAAGCAACTGCTGAATATCATCCAGAGCGATATTCCGCTGGTTTCCCGTCCGTTCGCGGTCCTGGCCGAGCGCCTCGGCGCCGACGAGGCGACGGTTATCGAACGCCTGCGGTTCCTGCGGGAAAACGGTTTTATCCGCCGCATCGGCCCGTTTTTCGACTCGGCCCGGCTGGGTTATGTGAGCACGCTGGTGGCGCTGGCGGTCGAGCCGGACGATTTGCCGGCGGTGGCCGCGGCGGTGAACGCCTATCCCGGCGTGACCCATAACTACGAGCGCGAGGGGGCCTATAATCTGTGGTTCGCGCTTCTCAGCCCGAATATGGCCGCTCAGGAGCGGGTGCTGGCCGCCGTCGGCGGTCTGCCGGGCATAAAGCGGCTGCTTAATCTGCCGGCGACGAAGAAATTCAAGGTTAATGTGCGTTTTACGCTGGAGTAGGTGAGGATGCTGGACGAACTTGACAGGAAGATTATCGCCGCGCTGCAGGACGATCTGCCGCTGGTGCCTGAGCCGTACAAGGCGGTGGCCGAGCGGCTGGGCATCGGCGAAGAGGAGCTGCTGGCAAGGCTCGCGGGCTACCGGGCGAGAGGCGAGATGCGGCGGATGGGGGCGGTGCTGAGGCACCGCGAGATCGGTTATGCCGCCAACGCGCTGTGCGCCTGGCAGGTGCCGGCGGGCAGGCTCGAGGCGGCGGCGGCGGCGATGACCGCCAGCGCGGCGGTGACGCATTGCTACGCCCGCGTGCCGCGGGACGGCTGGCCCTATAATTTTTATATCATGCTTCACGGCCATACCCGCGAGGAATGCTCCCGGATGGCGGCCGCGCTGGCGGCCGAACTCGGTCTGGGCGATTTTGTCATGCTTTTC contains the following coding sequences:
- a CDS encoding AsnC family transcriptional regulator; translation: MLNDFDKQLLNIIQSDIPLVSRPFAVLAERLGADEATVIERLRFLRENGFIRRIGPFFDSARLGYVSTLVALAVEPDDLPAVAAAVNAYPGVTHNYEREGAYNLWFALLSPNMAAQERVLAAVGGLPGIKRLLNLPATKKFKVNVRFTLE
- a CDS encoding AsnC family transcriptional regulator, translated to MLDELDRKIIAALQDDLPLVPEPYKAVAERLGIGEEELLARLAGYRARGEMRRMGAVLRHREIGYAANALCAWQVPAGRLEAAAAAMTASAAVTHCYARVPRDGWPYNFYIMLHGHTREECSRMAAALAAELGLGDFVMLFSTKEWKKTSMRYFGEGDI
- the yihA gene encoding ribosome biogenesis GTP-binding protein YihA/YsxC, encoding MSTTAATPNVVGARYLASAVRADQYPEGDFAEVAFIGRSNVGKSSLINSLCRHGGLARISATPGKTQTINFYSVALKYSEEERRQFLLVDLPGYGYARTGRATRRQWTKFIDEFLAASPRLRLVCQLVDSRHPPMDSDKDAYRRLAELGRPVQVVATKTDKLSRQAAKKNVAVIRAGLALPEGANVIAYSATDGTGRSELLDVISQILLK